The proteins below are encoded in one region of Oncorhynchus nerka isolate Pitt River linkage group LG15, Oner_Uvic_2.0, whole genome shotgun sequence:
- the LOC115142444 gene encoding phosphoinositide 3-kinase regulatory subunit 5-like, whose protein sequence is MQHTSCTEDRIQHALDRCLDGLRPSPTAPQPWNVLMCSAGQSLNRWSLEELVKRDPENFLILLQQILRKTREVQDQCQYELVAPLAIMFSSTLLQTPFCPPATELLEEACEVFGCFLTWPEPYCSVCKGLLSTLHQELKAPGISYHRLVREEQGLATSKHRSKTMTVLLMNPSEVPPEFLSVADQLSSIQRSQRETYITLIKHAYQATLGTKYPLASIHKALQVKSLEVLVEIFSIVTDVLEMAAAMDDPAKGRDHVTQGLEGLRERMGVPASDVRKSEGMLQTLPLPTAKCYMFHWDKDNFDILNTILENEHDLTGFQTSSGQGDGEEDAEFDLEEEEGEKEEGEKEFVRRHVGGAWSVDHRASTFSTVSSLSTASKDSMYSNLSESYTPSILSVTSGIDSDFYEDPEEDPSPLERSPSSGKSTKASARRSQHFSRFFKTKTQSLTRAKSLGSPDATDFVPVRSKRSNSLPQQVHLRSPDSLFQTPCTPQALKHVCFRRRPILSSDEEGNSNATTLRVVVFGADHVAGKVARAYSNLRQRENVCPSLSRAFRLQFFFVPVKRDGVVRCPSPRCPSPGGQSASPRRGSTSCTELNILGTEDSTNDIARFIGMLDPWYERNTLSLLSLPANVVCQQTSKMESELYDSSYEDRLPILADLVLYYCRHATRPALMQLYQAEMTLAGGERRTEVFLHSLELGHTAGTRAIKAMGAASKRFGIDGDREAVPLMLEVVYNRVVISGRSQWTKKDKVCTSINLTKACKNPEELDSKMECLQLTMTEVLKRQNSNKSKKGYNQQLSVTEVKVDKVQVSGTGNTTFAVCLDQDEKKIFQGVTRCEVSVCYKPDSSTDWRLDQGLSAQIQPLHPTFCSLLCLPIATFSGAQP, encoded by the exons ATGCAACACACGTCGTGTACTGAGGACCGGATCCAGCATGCTCTGGACCGATGTCTGGATGGGCTCAGACCCAGCCCCACGGCACCACAACCCTGGAACG tcctGATGTGCTCGGCGGGCCAGTCGTTGAACCGCTGGAGTCTGGAGGAATTGGTGAAGAGAGACCCAGAGAACTTCCTCATCCTCCTGCAGCAGATCCTCAGGAAGACCCGAGAG GTCCAGGATCAGTGTCAGTATGAGCTAGTGGCTCCCCTCGCTATCatgttctcctccactctgttacaG ACCCCCTTCTGTCCCCCTGCCACGGAGCTGCTGGAGGAGGCCTGTGAGGTGTTTGGCTGTTTCCTGACTTGGCCAGAGCCTTACTGCAGCGTGTGTAAAGGACTGCTCTCCACCTTACACCAGGAACTCAAGGCCCCAG GCATATCCTATCACAGACTGGTGAGAGAAGAGCAAGGCCTGGCCACCTCAAAACATCGCTCAAAAACAAT GACGGTTCTGTTGATGAACCCTAGTGAGGTGCCTCCTGAGTTCCTGTCTGTAGCAGACCAACTGAGTAGTATCCAACGGTCCCAGAGAGAGACGTATATCACCCTGATCAAACATGCCTACCAGGCTACCCTGGGCACCAAGTACCCCCTGGCCAGCATCCACAAAGCCCTGCAG GTCAAGAGTCTAGAAGTGCTGGTGGAGATCTTCTCCATAGTAACCGACGTCCTGGAGATGGCCGCTGCCATGGACGACCCTGCGAAAGGCCGTGATCATGTGACGCAGGGCCTGGAGGGGCTGAGGGAGAGGATGGGCGTCCCAGCGTCCGATGTCAGGAAGTCTGAGG GAATGCTGCAAACGCTACCACTGCCCACAGCCAAGTGCTACATGTTTCACTGGGACAAGGACAACTTTG ACATCCTCAACACCATTCTGGAGAACGAGCATGACCTAACCGGCTTCCAGACCTCCAGTGGTCAGGGTGATGGGGAGGAAGATGCAGAGTTCGacctggaggaggaagagggagagaaggaagagggagagaaggagtttGTACGTAGACATGTCGGAGGAGCGTGGAGCGTGGACCACCGAGCCTCCACCTTCTCCaccgtctcctccctctccactgcctctAAAGACTCCATGTACTCCAACTTGTCCGAATCCTACACCCCCTCCATTCTCTCAGTCACTTCCGGCATCGACAGCGACTTCTACGAAGACCCCGAGGAAGACCCCTCACCTTTGGAACGGAGCCCATCATCCGGCAAGTCAACCAAAGCTTCGGCTCGTCGGAGCCAGCACTTCTCCCGTTTCTTCAAGACAAAGACGCAGTCCCTGACCAGAGCCAAGAGCCTCGGCAGCCCAGATGCTACGGACTTTGTCCCTGTTCGTTCAAAGCGCTCCAACTCCCTCCCGCAGCAGGTGCACCTACGCAGCCCAGACTCCTTGTTCCAGACCCCCTGTACCCCCCAGGCCCTCAAGCACGTGTGCTTCCGCCGGAGGCCCATCCTGAGCAGTGACGAGGAGGGTAACAGTAATGCCACCACCCTGAGGGTGGTAGTGTTCGGGGCCGACCACGTGGCGGGCAAGGTGGCGAGGGCCTATAGTAACCTACGCCAGAGAGAGAACGTTTGCCCGAGCCTCAGCAGAGCCTTCCGGCTGCAGTTCTTCTTTGTGCCTGTGAAGAGGGACGGTGTTGTGAGGTGCCCCAGTCCCAGGTGCCCTAGCCCCGGAGGCCAGTCGGCTAGCCCACGGAGAGGAAGTACATCCTGTACA GAGCTCAACATTCTTGGCACAGAAGACAGCACTAACGACATAGCCCGTTTCATTGGTATGCTGGACCCCTGGTACGAACGCAACACCTTGAGCCTGCTCAGTCTACCGGCCAACGTGGTGTGTCAG CAAACCTCGAAGATGGAGTCCGAGTTGTATGATAGTTCCTATGAGGATCGTCTGCCCATCCTGGCTGACCTGGTGTTGTACTACTGTCGCCATGCCACCAGGCCTGCACTGATGCAGCTCTACCAAGCTGAG ATGACGTTAGCTGGAggcgagaggaggacagaggttttCCTTCACTCCCTAGAGCTGGGCCACACCGCAGGGACACGAGCCATCAAGGCTATGG GTGCCGCGAGCAAGAGGTTTGGGATCGATGGCGACCGGGAGGCAGTCCCTCTGATGTTAGAGGTGGTTTACAACAGG gtGGTCATCAGTGGGAGAAGTCAATGGACGAAGAAAGACAAAGTGTGCACCTCCATCAACCTGACCAAAGCCTGCAAGAATCCAGAGGAACTAG ATTCAAAGATGGAGTGCTTGCAATTGACAATGACAGAAGTACTGAAAAGGCAGAACTCAAACAAATCTAAGAAAGGCTACAATCAG CAACTGAGTGTTACTGAGGTGAAGGTGGACAAGGTGCAGGTCAGTGGGACTGGTAACACCACCTTCGCTGTGTGTCTGGACCAGGATGAGAAGAAGATCTTCCAGGGTGTCACCAG gTGTGAGGTGTCTGTATGCTACAAGCCTGACAGCTCTACAGACTGGAGGTTAGACCAGGGTCTGTCCGCCCAGATCcagcctctccaccccacctTCTGCTCACTCCTCTGCCTGCCCATAGCCACCTTCAGCGGGGCACAGCCCTGA